One genomic segment of Humidesulfovibrio mexicanus includes these proteins:
- a CDS encoding autotransporter outer membrane beta-barrel domain-containing protein produces MKTNKLMAAATCLIAMLTLGVGSAFASSNATNEKNQSQITSEVAKAAATANVGMIATRITAMTSPGGQGNSSGNGPMGIGVWALGSGSYLDNTKSGAKYDGSLFTGMIGADKQLGDLLVGVAVGYENLDLTTKYNSGNMEYDGWSVVPYVSYSITKDIVLDASFSYTWLDYTMKDTQVGVKYSDSMDANRMVTSAGVTGYLDWDKFLFSARLGTLYLNEHQGSYRLNATDYSKSGIYSWSGTLGLRAQYDMGAFKPFVGATYMQDFMKSGSDDVDMWGTDFDLGFNYMPADGWVIGLTGTYGVRDDLTKAGGLLNVRYDF; encoded by the coding sequence ATGAAAACTAACAAACTGATGGCTGCCGCGACGTGCCTTATCGCGATGCTCACGCTTGGCGTGGGGTCTGCGTTCGCCAGCAGCAACGCGACCAACGAGAAGAACCAGTCTCAGATCACCTCGGAAGTGGCCAAGGCCGCAGCTACCGCCAATGTGGGGATGATCGCCACCCGGATTACCGCCATGACCAGCCCCGGCGGACAGGGCAACTCTTCCGGCAACGGCCCCATGGGAATCGGCGTGTGGGCCCTTGGCAGCGGGAGCTATCTGGACAACACGAAGTCCGGGGCCAAATATGATGGCTCTCTCTTCACCGGCATGATCGGCGCCGACAAGCAGTTGGGCGATCTGCTCGTGGGTGTTGCGGTCGGCTACGAGAACCTCGACCTGACCACCAAGTACAACTCCGGCAACATGGAGTATGACGGCTGGTCCGTTGTGCCGTACGTGAGCTACTCCATCACCAAGGATATCGTCCTTGACGCGTCCTTCAGCTACACGTGGCTTGACTACACCATGAAGGACACCCAGGTCGGCGTGAAGTACAGCGACAGCATGGACGCCAACCGCATGGTGACCTCCGCTGGCGTGACTGGCTACCTGGATTGGGACAAGTTCCTGTTCAGCGCCCGCCTTGGCACCCTGTACTTGAACGAGCACCAGGGCAGCTACCGACTGAACGCCACCGACTACAGCAAGTCTGGCATCTACTCCTGGTCCGGCACCTTGGGCCTTCGCGCCCAGTACGACATGGGCGCCTTCAAGCCCTTTGTCGGCGCCACCTACATGCAGGACTTCATGAAGTCCGGCAGCGACGATGTCGACATGTGGGGCACGGACTTCGACCTTGGCTTCAACTACATGCCTGCTGACGGCTGGGTCATCGGCCTCACCGGCACCTACGGCGTCCGCGACGACCTGACCAAGGCCGGCGGTCTCCTGAACGTACGCTACGACTTCTAA
- a CDS encoding glycosyltransferase family 2 protein, producing MTPGAPLRPGAPPQTMVIIPALDEQATIATIVSAVLAQGLPVVVVNDASTDRTAEAARAAGAVVLDLPCRLGAWGAAQAGMLHALRSGCRHVVTIDGDGQHPPDDIRSLLAPILSNEADIVIGSCTARASAARRLAWRLFQLLSGLSLNDITSGFRAYNLPATRAMLSAEATLADYQDLGILLLARRRHYRIRESPVAMCARAVGKSHIFSSWLKVARYMVYTVTIACTRR from the coding sequence ATGACGCCTGGCGCGCCACTCCGTCCGGGAGCGCCCCCGCAGACCATGGTCATCATCCCGGCCTTGGACGAGCAGGCCACCATCGCCACCATCGTCTCCGCGGTTCTCGCCCAGGGACTCCCGGTCGTTGTGGTGAACGATGCAAGCACGGACCGCACCGCGGAAGCCGCGCGCGCCGCCGGGGCCGTGGTGCTGGACCTGCCCTGCCGCCTCGGAGCCTGGGGGGCCGCACAGGCGGGAATGCTCCACGCGTTGCGCTCGGGCTGCCGCCATGTGGTCACCATCGATGGCGACGGCCAGCACCCCCCCGACGACATACGTTCGCTGCTCGCCCCGATCCTTTCAAACGAGGCGGACATCGTCATCGGGTCATGCACTGCGCGGGCCAGCGCCGCCAGGCGTCTGGCCTGGAGGCTTTTCCAGCTTCTTTCGGGCCTTTCCTTGAACGACATCACCTCCGGATTCCGGGCCTACAACCTCCCCGCCACGCGGGCCATGCTCTCGGCCGAGGCCACCCTGGCCGACTACCAGGACCTGGGAATCCTGCTCCTGGCGCGCCGACGCCACTATCGCATCCGCGAGTCGCCCGTGGCCATGTGCGCCCGCGCGGTCGGCAAATCCCACATCTTTTCGTCGTGGTTGAAAGTGGCCCGGTACATGGTGTACACCGTAACCATAGCATGTACGCGCCGCTGA
- the cysC gene encoding adenylyl-sulfate kinase has product MPRPKQTRNAMTQQLTGIYWLTGLSGAGKTTLTLGAADLLRAQGHPCLVLDGDIMRAGLSSDLGFSPEDRRENLRRAGEVARLVAQQGQVCLCAFITPYQATRNALRQRLGPLYREIFVSCPLESCVSRDPKGNYARARREGRTDYTGIGAPYETPDAPDVRVETNTSGIDDCVRTIVQFIYDSQPPRQGDR; this is encoded by the coding sequence ATGCCGCGCCCCAAACAGACAAGGAATGCAATGACGCAGCAATTGACGGGAATATACTGGCTCACCGGGCTTTCCGGCGCGGGCAAGACCACGCTGACTCTTGGCGCGGCGGACCTGCTGCGCGCGCAGGGACACCCCTGCCTTGTGCTGGACGGCGACATCATGCGCGCAGGCCTGAGTTCCGACCTCGGCTTCAGCCCGGAGGACCGGCGGGAGAACCTGCGCCGGGCCGGCGAGGTGGCCAGGCTGGTGGCCCAGCAGGGCCAGGTGTGCCTGTGCGCCTTCATCACGCCCTATCAGGCCACGCGCAACGCCCTGCGCCAGCGGCTGGGCCCGCTGTACCGCGAAATATTCGTCAGCTGCCCGCTGGAGTCCTGCGTTAGCCGCGACCCGAAAGGCAATTACGCCAGGGCGCGCCGGGAGGGCCGCACGGACTACACCGGCATCGGGGCCCCGTACGAAACCCCGGACGCGCCGGACGTGCGGGTTGAAACCAACACGAGCGGCATCGACGACTGCGTGCGGACAATCGTCCAATTCATATACGATTCGCAACCGCCGCGCCAGGGAGACCGATAA
- a CDS encoding DUF2304 domain-containing protein — MFVSYRITACVIALFTGAVIFRLVRRNLLHGSYAAWWLAAGLFAVLVGVFPSGFDRLGHALGVNYPPILFIVLALAAFAVRMLISDMERTRMELTQRRLVQRYAHISLRLRAIERELLAHGMSLPRHCRDTADDAPVDDAPGPDGQAGPPSS; from the coding sequence GTGTTCGTCAGCTACCGCATCACCGCCTGCGTCATCGCGCTCTTCACCGGGGCGGTGATCTTCCGTCTGGTGCGGCGCAACCTGCTGCACGGCAGCTATGCCGCGTGGTGGCTGGCAGCCGGACTGTTCGCCGTGCTGGTCGGCGTCTTCCCCTCCGGCTTCGACAGACTCGGCCACGCCTTGGGCGTGAACTATCCGCCCATCCTGTTCATCGTGCTGGCGCTCGCCGCCTTCGCCGTGCGGATGCTCATCTCCGACATGGAGCGCACCCGCATGGAATTGACCCAGCGCAGGCTGGTGCAGCGCTATGCCCACATATCCCTGCGCCTGCGCGCCATTGAACGGGAACTGCTTGCACACGGCATGAGCCTGCCCCGGCATTGCCGCGACACAGCGGACGACGCCCCGGTGGACGACGCTCCCGGGCCGGACGGACAGGCCGGGCCGCCCTCCTCTTAA
- a CDS encoding glycosyltransferase, protein MRILHLGKFHPPHTGGMERFLGQLAQAQAKEGDEVLVLAHGSEHGGESPCVQVHRARVAFSVGGYAPVAPALPFLYVQALRRFRPHVVHVHAPNGAALWPALLRGGGGPPVVLHWHADVAFPPDHEPSPLIMACWRRLEALALRRAHAVIATSRAYLDASPQLAALGGACRVVPLGLEEPAPAKTLLPDHPATRFLDSCTGLRVLAVGRLAHYKGFNVLLEALRAVPDARLCLVGNGEERSRLTALANLPELRDRALLAGAVSDDVLDACYRASHVLCLPSLSRSEAFGMVLLEAMARQVACLAAQVPGSGMAEVLDQGRAGLLVGPGSVSELAHALRQLAENEPLRLRLARAGRERFAARYAMGRIAAQLRTLYEELLAAER, encoded by the coding sequence ATGCGCATCCTCCACCTCGGCAAGTTCCACCCGCCCCACACCGGCGGCATGGAGCGTTTCCTGGGGCAACTGGCCCAGGCGCAGGCGAAGGAAGGCGACGAAGTCCTGGTGCTCGCCCACGGATCGGAGCACGGCGGCGAGAGCCCCTGCGTCCAGGTCCACCGCGCGCGCGTGGCCTTCTCGGTCGGAGGCTACGCCCCCGTCGCTCCTGCTCTGCCGTTTCTGTATGTCCAGGCCCTGCGGCGATTCCGGCCCCATGTGGTCCATGTGCACGCGCCCAACGGCGCGGCCCTGTGGCCCGCGCTCCTGCGGGGCGGGGGCGGCCCGCCTGTGGTGTTGCACTGGCACGCGGACGTAGCCTTCCCCCCGGACCACGAGCCCTCCCCATTGATCATGGCCTGCTGGCGCAGGCTGGAGGCCCTGGCCCTGCGCCGCGCCCACGCCGTCATCGCCACTTCGCGCGCCTATCTGGACGCCAGCCCGCAGCTCGCCGCACTTGGCGGCGCCTGCCGCGTGGTTCCCCTGGGCCTAGAGGAACCCGCGCCCGCGAAAACGCTCCTCCCGGACCACCCCGCCACGCGTTTTCTGGACTCCTGCACCGGCCTGCGCGTGCTGGCCGTTGGCCGTCTGGCCCACTACAAGGGCTTCAATGTGCTGCTTGAGGCCCTGCGCGCGGTTCCGGACGCCCGCCTCTGCCTTGTGGGCAACGGCGAGGAGCGCTCCAGGCTCACGGCCTTGGCGAATCTGCCGGAACTGCGCGATCGGGCGCTGCTCGCCGGAGCCGTGTCGGACGATGTCCTCGACGCCTGCTACCGGGCCAGCCATGTCCTCTGTCTGCCCTCGCTCTCCCGCAGCGAGGCCTTCGGCATGGTGCTGCTTGAGGCCATGGCGCGCCAAGTGGCCTGCCTGGCTGCGCAGGTTCCGGGAAGCGGCATGGCCGAGGTGCTGGACCAGGGCCGCGCCGGGCTGCTGGTTGGGCCGGGCTCCGTTTCCGAACTCGCCCATGCGCTGCGCCAGTTGGCCGAAAACGAACCATTGCGGCTGCGGCTGGCGCGGGCAGGACGCGAACGCTTTGCCGCGCGTTACGCCATGGGTCGCATCGCGGCTCAGCTGCGCACCCTGTACGAAGAGCTCTTGGCCGCGGAACGATGA